Below is a genomic region from Henckelia pumila isolate YLH828 chromosome 3, ASM3356847v2, whole genome shotgun sequence.
gacgtgtctgggcttttagttccactgatgtggtccttgaatgccagacctgcctgggctttttagttccactgatgtggtccttgaatgccagacctgcctagacttttagttccactgatgtgttccttgagtgccagacctgcctgggcttcttagttccactgatgtggtccttgaatgccagacTTGCCTGGGATTTTTAGTTCCattgatgtggtccttgaatgccagacctgcctgggcttttagttccactaatgtggtccttgaatgccagacctgcctggacttttagttccactgatgtggtccttgagtgccagacctgcctgggatttttagttccactgatgtggtccttgaatgccagacctgtctagacttttagttccactgatgtggtccttgagtgccagacctgtctgggctttttAGTTTCACTGATGTGGTTTTTGAATGTCAGACCTGCCTgagcttttagttccactgatgtggtccttgagtgccagacctgcctgggctttttagttccactgatgtggtccttgaatgccagacctgcttgggcttttagttccactgatgtggtccttgaatgccagacctgcctgggcttttaaaattttgaaccaTAGATTGGGCCTTACAACGAGATTGCATGCCCaatgtgatataattgggcctcaTAGCGAGATAGCATGCCCGATAtaatataattgggccttactgtgagattgcacgcccgatatgatataattgggccttactgcAAGATTGCACGCCCaatatgatataattgggccttatagCGAGATGAcatgcccgatgtgatataattgggccttacagcgagattgcatgcccgatatgatataattgggccttactgcgagattgcatgTCCGCTATAATATAATTGGATTTTACtacgagattgcatgcccgctATGATATTGTAAAATAGGGCCTTACAGCGAGACTGCATGCCCGctgtgatataattgggccttacagctagattgcatgcccgatataATATAAATGGGCCTTACAACGAGATTGCATGTCCGATGTCTGTGAAATAACCTAAACAAAAATACAAGACAAGAGAAGTCCAATATAATATTGGGTTAATTAAACACgacgtcacaaaaaaaatttattgtgagATATCTCAAAATGTATCACAACAAAAATAATTTGTTAAAAATAATTAGAAAACTTATCTTGTATTTCTCGAGTTGCCAAGTAGGCTTGACTATGTTGTCACAAGGTTCCAAGCTAAGATACGCGATGATAAAAGTGATATAGGCTAGTTCAAGCAAGATCCATGTAGCCAAGTGTAACATGTTTAGAGTTCTGCATCAAGACGAAACCACGCAGAAGAAATCcaaaagaataataataatttgtgcGCATAGTGAAACATATATACATGTCCATAGAACACAAGATCATGTGATAGCCTTCTTCCGCTTAGTGTACCAAAGCTGATGTTAAAAAGAGACTCCACAGGCTCTAAATAAGAACCTCGGGTTCATGTGATaagaaacaaaaatcattcATTACTAAAATTCAAGTTCAAGTATATTTAAACTTGGACAACGtattaaaaataacaaatacaTCTTTTGGATATAGTTTGCTCAATTCTTTTTACCATATGCATGatgcttgattttttttttaaatcctaAAATGTGATTGATTTTCAGCATGATGATGACTACGTCACTCAACATAAAGGGAGgaatacaaaataaaaatcagGAATTTTTTTATCCCAATCTAGATCATGTATAGCCACGGAAATATGTGAATCAAAGTTCCACAATTAAAAAGTAAGATTATAAGGTGGAAACTAAATGTAATATTTAAGGGATATAAAGAACAAAAATTTCCCGATTACGATATCCATGGACGAAGCAATAATGGGACTCTCTTTGATAAACTTGATAAATTCCCAAGGTTGAGAACTAAAGAAATTTATCTGCATGCCAATATGAGGTTTATCCGAAGAAATAGCATAAGGCAGAACATATTTATCCTAATTTTCCATGAGGAGAACATGTAAATCCGTGGAGCTATTATGAAGTGAATATCAACAACAAAGATCGAAGAAAATCCATATAAGCAACATATCGAACATATGGCATGTTGCAAATAAGAGTTAAATTGAAATTGTAAGTGCAATTCAGTAGCCGATAATATCCATATTTAAACATAATCAAGagttattaaattaaaatttaccaaTATGTTGCTGGAATATAAAACTTAGCTTCAAAATTAAGGGAACCCATTATTGCTCAGAGTCACGATAGATAAGACCAAATAATCGATCTCGCACGGTCGTAGCGCCTCGGCTTTGAgtgattttatgttttttttttaagttcaatGAAGGCAGAAACAAATCATGAGTTTAAAATtctttcccacagacggcgtcaattgatgatgtcgaaattttacctcgggttcggtctggtagaatggatcctccaaatctTCTATGAAACATGTCAGGTCGGGTATCAATGAAATCTGtgcaagcaacagctaggtcaaggggcgcagaaagtgttttcggcgtgatccctccgatgcctaagtcagtagCTTGAAgacagagggtatgattaatgcaaAAACTGAGATATATGAATACGTGAATATAAGAGTGAGAGTGAATGcgtgatgaataatgaataatgaacacaaccataacaataccggtatttataggaaaaatagagtaagttacctagtcgaattataacatgtcctgAACTAAGAGTCTTCATCCATTTGATCCTTCTTAAGTTTATCTCTATCTTGTGAATATTTAAAAAGATCCAggcttatctcatatatatcagagtccTACCTAAACTCGAAAAGAATACTTGCGGCCCATTAGAAACAGTCCAGTTCGGCCCATAATGACCAGCTTTGATCAAAGTCCAACATAGCCCAAACTGGGCTGAACCTTGACATGTTGGGTCATATcaggttgaaatattttctcggggtaACAGATTTTAACttatgataatataaaattgaaattttttttggatgatttattaatttttaaacacaaataacaagtaatataatTCTTAGGGGGGTCCAAGGGTCTTGGATTTGGCCTTGGCCCATCTCTTCCCTGGATATGGTTTgagaaatatatgattttttgggaaaaaaacTTGACGGTTTCAGCTTATTTTTGGTGAATtcccttctttctttctttctttttttttttttcccttccaTTTACCATTCATTTTAACCTGGTGAGAAGGTTCTGAGATTTTCTTTTACCTAATCGATTATTGTTTTGTAAATTTTATTACTTAAAGAGAATGCTAGATAGGGAGACGAAATCGCGGGAAaaatcccggttcagtcctaaatgatTGGATACATTCCCGATTCAATCCTAAATATTTGAACGTTCTCGGTTTCATCCTAAATGTTTCCCAAAAATTTTCGGTTTGGTCCCAAATGTTTTTATATTTCCGGTTTGGTcccaaatattttcaaaaagctcccagttcagtcctaaatattttacgTTCCAGATTTCGTCCCAAATGTTTTTCAAAAGTTCTCGGTTTGGTCCttccatctacaaacaaagcgtgataaaaaaaaacttacgaacaaaagacaaagttaaataaaatagaagctaataataataataataataataataataataatgtctttcaaatgaaaatataatctaaattatgcaaaataaaattatagaataaaacaataattgaaccgtgcaatcttatagttaaaaatattatcaatCACAAAGAAATAAACAAATGTTTTAGTAAATAAATAGTAttacttatttcacaaaataattgaaattttcaacaaacttttcaagaaaaaaaatacttatggttaacaattgataaaatataatgaattatttgacCACCGTTGAAGTAGTGAGatgaaattaagttttatttaatagtaaatttttcTCATAtcctaattttttaatttataaaaagagttttaaaaagatatttttttCCAACCTCCAAATTTGTCCTTAAATGTGCAAACATCATGAATgagaatataacaaaattaataaaaatgtgaaataacatcattaaattttaattccttAAGTtccgtttattttatttaagtttttattttgtagcaTCATGAATTTAATATGAAAAATGCTAGATGTACACCTTGTAGTGTATACCTTGGTTTACATActtaatttttttctaatttctctcattaattgcaaaatacccatgataaaaaataaatatctaattgatcaagaaaaattttataattaataaggaAGAGTGTAAACCAAGGTGTATACCGAGGCGTACATCTAGCATTACTCATTTAATATTATCATTTTGAACAttgtgtaaaattgatttaaatttggataaaaactctaataaaattttgttttatttacaaGTTGtgtaatgttaaatatataataaataatataaaattcaatcataaatGATAAACATTACGCGATGTTAGTTTTAACACACGATGTAGATGGAAGGATCAAACAGAGAACTTTTGGAAAATATCTGGGACAAAATCGacaatgtaaaaatatttagaactgaacataaaacttttgaaaaatatttggaaCCAAACCAAAAACgtaaaaacatttaggactggaccgaaaatttttgaaaaacatttGAGATGAAACCGGAAATGTCCAAACATTTAAGACTGAACCGAGAAtgtgtccaaacatttaggactgaaccgggatttTGCCCCGAAATCGCATTAAAACTAAACGGAAGTCGGAAATCAAACCTTTTGAATAGTTCCGAtgcccattaattttttttattttagaaagtAAAAATGGCATTTgaactttgttattttaaatataaaaattgtgAAATGTTTTGGCAAAATCATATTGAGTTTGCAAATGTATgtaataaaactaaaaacaaaGCGAAAAATGTATCCACGGGAAGCAAAGTCGTAAAAACGGGCTCAACCATCTATTTTAGGTGGCGGGATGGGTTAACTCAACATTACTTACGTGTAATTTGGTTAGGCGGGCAAACCCACCATTTGAAGGGTTGGGAAGAACGGGACGGGCTAACCTGACGGATCTAGCCATTTTGACACTTCTGATTGAAAGATTGATGAACGGTCAGATATACAAACATGTCACCAAGTTGGAACCCGTGAAAGAGAACCTTGAACGTCAAAATTTTGTCACTCATTCACATCACTTTCATTATACAACAGATGATACCTGGAAAAATCGAAGTTACGCGCGCCTCGACAATCCTAGGATTAAGTGGTTTTCCACCTTATATACAGCTTAAGGATCGGTGACAAGCTCCTCTCCCGTACTAGATTACAAAATGACGAAGAACCACCAACTCCAATTCAAAAGTGTGGTAACAGGGCTGAGATGAGACCCCGCCAAGAATGTGATGGAACGCCGTCGAAGTAGAGAGATTGGTTGAAATCCAATGAAATGGGGATTCAATCTATTTGGCAGAATACCAGTTCTGCGCACATTTGGCATCAACAGACAAATCAACTCTAAGAATGTTTTCCCCGTCGAAAGGCTTCGACATGCATTCCACCACTATAGCCTTAGCCTCCTCCGCTGATTCAGTTGGCCCTTCTAGGATCACCTCATCATGAACCTGTTTAACATAAACATCTCAATTGAGTCTCTTAGTTTGATAGtgaagaagaagaggcagcTATATCAGGCAAGAAGATTTGCAAAACACTACTGTACACTTTTCttgctgttttttttttttttgaaaagtacACTTTTCTTGCTGTTTACTAAAACGGATGGATAAAATTAAATCAACATATTACCACGGGCAAGAGTGCGACAAGCTGGAACTTTAGATAAGATGGCTGTTGCGTTATATAGCTAGTCTGTAATAGATAAATGACCAAGTAATCCTCTTTTTTTACCATAAAACTAGTGATTCAGATAAAGGCAAACGTATTACAAGCCCACAAGGCTGCACTCGGAATCAAGGCGGCGAGTCAAGCCATTACCGTGCAGGGTGTTTCAATGAAACATGCCTCAGTCACAAAGCCCAGGTCTTGCTGCAATCTTAAGTGCTTTAGGCGAACAAGACTTTTTAAGCACAGTTTATATGCTAAGATCGGCAAGTCCAGAAATGCAAGATATTAATTGTAACTTTTCTTAGAGAATAATAAGTATTTGTTGTAATTTAATGGTTTGTAAAGTACATATTCAGTTATATACGATAGAACTTCAGATACTTTTACGGTATAGGTTATCATCTTTACAAACACTTCATTCCAATGAAGTGTGCGCCTTGCCCTGCACCTAGTCGCTATGACATCAATAAGCCTTACTGCACCTTGCACTTCTCATACAAAATATAATCTGTTGTAGACATAATAATGCAAAACCACAAGCATATATGCCAATATTGcttcaaataatttaaatatgggAGCTGCAAATGTGAGTTGATAAAAGTGGCAGTTCCTTTTATTCTAACAAAGATTGCTAAATTGACCTGTAACAGTAGTCTCCACCCTAGCACCTTTAGACGTGTGTTCTTTGATATTTCCAACATTGCACACATAGCAACATCCGCAGCACTTCCCTATAAAATTTTGCAAGTCAAAGCATGTCAACAAAAACTCACAAACGCAAACACGGTAAAAATTGCAGCCACTAGAAAACAGGTACCTGCACAGGTGTGTTGATGGCTGCTCTGTCTATGTGAGCTTTATGGGCTGAGGTGGCATTCTTCAGAGAAGGGAAATGGCGAGCCCGCCCCAGTAATGTGTCAACAAACCGAAATCTACGTGCCTGTTTTTTACGTTCATCTTGCCACAATAACACTTCTTTTCTGTCACTGTACCAGAGATCAACTGTTTTCTGAGCTTCCTCACGGGACACCTGAAAACATGGATAGTATTCACATAATTTGTAGGTATTAACTCTTTCCCAGTTGAAACTCACCAAAATAATAACATACCTTCCAGTCACGAGCAAGTCCCACAGTAGTTTTCCCATATGCAATGGAAAAGTTAAGCATCTTTGCTTTTCTTCTTTCAGAAGCAAAAGCATCCtgaaataacatatattaagaGTGTTATCCGCTGTTGCTGTTATTCAAGCTTGTGCTTGATTCCGAAGGAGAACGATAACGCCTAACATGAAATTGCTCTCGCTACCTAAGTTGGACAAACATCAAGAAAAATTCTTAAAAGATGCAgctcataaattatttaagacgAATTATGGACAGATTAGGTGATCAGTCAAGCTAGCAGTTAATAGATAGCTTAATTGAAGATATGCATCATGTTAGAGAAAAAAATCGAGCAAATGAAATTGAAGGTTCAGGGTTCGCCCTGAGTGGAAAGAAAGAGGAAACCACAGCTAAACCATGCACTGGGTGCGACTATAATCCACTGGATCTCAAATTGTAAAGAGAACCTTGGAAATTAGACATGCATCAATTTACCATCTCCATTATAGTACAACGCCCATGATCAACATCTGCTCAATCTTTAGTCATGATAGCGCAAACAATTTTCGTGCTCAACAGTCAACAGGAAAGATGCCAGAACCTTCAAAATTAGCTTCCAGCATTCATCAGCCCATCAACTTCTCATAGAAAACTATAGACACCAAAGGAATAACAAGATGAGCCTTTCTCCTATCTTAGTCACAGGTAGTGTATCTAGTAGCAGTAAGCTTCATCAGCAGTATAACATCTACCAAGATGTCACCATTCACCGAGACCGTTAAAAGTTGGTTTCAAAATCTAAAACCTGAAGACATTCAAATCTGCCTTTTCCCCTGTTAGAGGAGTCAATTGGCTATAATTGGTCGCGGTGGGCAATCGGGTATGGGTACCAGCTGCCAACCCCGGTCGGGTTATTTTCCGAAAGGTAGGGGGTCCGGTATATATGTCAAGTTGGGTCAGGTCGGATTTTTCCTGCCCGAGATACCTGAGCTTCTTCCTCAAAGCTTATGCTTAGTCCGAAAATTCAGATAAGCTTCAAGCCGAGCCGAAGCACACTCCAATTACCAATCAATCTTTTCTCCATGATcaacaaataaaatcaaattatcAATAAGAAAGAAAACAACTTACagtatcaaataaaattcaaagaaGTAAAATCAAATCATAttcttaattgtttattaaaaaatcataattttaattGTAACACAAGTTTTGAAGTTCGTGATTTTTTAGGTGTGAGGCTGTGAGCATCTTTATTTAGTACCAAGATATTTTTAGTCCAAGTTTCAACCATCTGCTAAACCCTAATTGGGTTctgaaattaaataatcaagAGAAGATTGTGAGCCTTGAGTAAGCTTGGGCTTATCAACAATCTTATCTTTAACATAAAGTGTCACAAGTACAATATTTAATAACGTAATATTGTTTCCCCAAGATATAGTTATTGAATTCCTCAACGATGTGTTTATGTAGGTTGACAAAGTTTCACAAACAATAATCATTGGCCTGTGGGTTATGGGCCCACCATGCCTATTTATGTAGGTTGACAAAGTTCACAATCAATAATCAATAGGCTAATGCGGTACACCAGCTATAACTGGAAAAATGCAGTCAACAATAATCAAAGGTAAAGATTCAAGAGTAACCTTTAGTAAAGGGGCCAGAGGTTCATCTTCACCAGGCTGAGGATGCCACTCAAGAAGTACATCCTTCCGTTCGACAGCTTCGCAAATGTGTGGATACATATTCATTGCCGTTCTGGAATGGAAGTCTCCACCAGCTTTGAAAGCATTCAACATGCTCTCACAATTGGCAAGATGTGCGAGAATCCTAAGTTCTAACTGATAATGCACACACATTTTCacacaaacaaaataaaacaagtaaatatattttaatttttaggaGGTTCAAGTCATTACCTGTCCATAATCAGCAACTATCAGGGAGTTACCAGGTGCAGCTACAAAAGCTTGACGAATCTTATACCGATCTTTCTCCAAGGCAGGCTGGTTCTGAATTTTAGAATCAGAATTTCATCATAAGCAGTTTCACTGAAAATATATGATGAGAATTTCCAAATTCAGATTATATTAGGTGGTTTTCCCACCATAAACATGTATCTTACAGATCGGCTGCCAGTTAGCATGGCAGTTATTCTCAAACAATGCATCACTTTGCTTTGAGAAACAAAATACAGCTTGTTGATGCAAACAATCAATGCTATTCATGTATCTACACACCCCACAGCTACACTCCCTCAAGAAATTAAGGCGGTGTTTGATTTGGATTCCTAGTATCTCCAACTAAAAAATGTTGAGAGTAGtttctaaattttatttatcaaaaaattGGGGAAAGCATTACATAAGTTGATGTGAGATTTTCTTTGGAAATTTTGCTAATTGAAATTTTTGGTGCTACCATACTTTTGGGACTTATGTAGCTGCAGTGATGGGATGTACGAAAGTTGTCTCTGCACAAAATGCAACCAAAAACAGCATAATAATTCACCAATAGAAACATGTCGTTTCTGCACGAGAAGCAACAAACACAGCATAATTAAACCAACAGAAATTACATCACCCTGGATTCTGGAACCAACCCATAAGCTTAAAATTTCAACAAGATTTGAAAAGGTAGACTTGCAAGCTAATTTGACTACAGCACACAAATTGTTATTCCAGTAATTATCAAAAGATAGCACCATTGACAAACCTGTAAATTCGGCCTTCTTGCAGACAACCGCCCAGTTTCTGTGTTAATATTCAAGGAACAATGGATTCTCCCATTCTTGCCTGATATATGATTACCCTGTATTAGAGTGAAACAGTACAATTGCATAAATTAGAGACACAGAATCACTAAATCTGTCCTTACTCCTAACGATAGGTTACTGCCATATAAAGAGACcaatcttaaaaaaataatatagaaTTTTCGAATTCGGAATTCGGACATAGATATAAAAGATACCTCTAGTAGTAGACAGGAGACCAGCTTACTAACTCCAGATAACTCATAGTTTACAGGAtcttaaaaaattaaagaataaataaCATCCACGGGAGTTGCAGGAATGCAAGTCCAAAACTTAATTCCCCTCAACATCTCAtaaattcattaaaaaatattggcTATTTGAATTAGACAGTGCTCGGTTACATTTCCTAGAAAATTTTGACTCTCGGAAATACATCCAAACAAATTCATCTGATTTTCGATATCTTTTCCACAATACAATTCCACCCACTTGTGCTTGCCAAATACAACCATCATAAATTTCAACTCTCATCATTATCAAAAGCAATATTAATATGATATTATCTTCCAACATAATATGGCAAAACACAATAATATGCATGCATCCAATAACAAAAGCATGTGTTAATAAAAAAACTGAACCCGACATATTTTGAAATGACATGACTTTTATGGTAGAAAAACAAAAGGAAACACACATCACATTCTCTATTTCAACTTCTAAAAACACTTTTTCAATAAATATCTTGAATAATTTCAGAAACGCATCAAACATTACCACTGGAAAAAGTTTTATACATTTTAACATGGTAGATTTTATTTAGTTTCAGTATGCTACCCTTCAACATTTAGTAGTTTGACATGAGAATAAATGTTCCACAAGACCCTATCACCCAAACCCAACGAGAAATTCAAGAGGAAAGCGAAAAAACCCAAATGAGGCCTTAATCCTAAAAACCACCATTGTATATTCATTCACATCCTTTTTAACGACATTAATCATCATTCTAATCATGTTTCCTGGTAAGTTTAGCAGTAATAACCTGCAATGGGAGAATAAAGTTGGATATGAGTGAGTCTATCGAACAAACTTCACATAACGCAGCAATGGCATGACAAGCCTCGATTCCTGCCTGTCCACCACCAAAGGCAGCATAAGCTGCTCCATAAGCAGAGGTATCAGGGTCTTCGTTGGGAGGTGTTTCACTGTCCTCGGAAGGGTTTTTAGTCAAAGTTTCAGTCAATTCATCATCAATGTCTTCATCCACAAAGTCAAAGTCAGCAGAAACCTTCCCAGCTAGATTCTTTAAAACATCTCCGCTAACAGAAGGCCAACCGCTTGCAGTGTACTTGTCAGTCTCAATGTTAACACCATCAGGCTTGCGCAGTGTGATTTTACAGTATTTTGTGGGACTCTTCTTGCCTTCTTCTATAATATTATCTATATTCGGAACTTTAAAATCTCTCTCCACCGGAAGAAACTCATTGGGGTCCTTTCTGCAAATAAAATGTGATGAAGAAGAATGATTaaatacaacaataaaaaatagagatactaaaacttcattttttttttttagcataGATACTGAAACTTCATTGTTTCAGAAGATGTGACTTGTTGATAAGGACGCGGCATTTTAGTTACCTACCCAAGAAATGCCTCAATTCCATTGAAGTTCTAATTATGGCTCTCTACAGTATTAGAAATGATAAGCCAAGTATTTTCAATTACCATTCCACATCAGGTTAGTTTTAATTTGTAAAGGATCAAACTAATGCATCATGCTCTCTTTACTCTAATAGGCCCATCAGCATACTACAATTTGTGCTGAGAATTGACGTTTGAACTTTAACTGCTTTTGTTTTTCCAGTATTATTCCCATTGGGAATCCCTTTCCCCAGGGAGCTTGCAGGAAACAATATAAGGAGGATTTCGAAAAATGAACCTTTCGAGTAAAGGATTTGCAACCAAATTCACATATTAGGAGTCTATGAGGATAATAATGCTTGTATATCTGCATAGGGATTTCTTTACTACAAATGTTGATTCATACCTGTTTTGTATACCACCAAAAAAAAGCTGTCGCAATTGTGAATCACTTCCGACATTCATGTATTTGGCATCAGGGCAGTGCTTTGATGCCCACTTGCGGAATCTAGCTGCTGAAACTTGCTGCTCTGTTTTAGCTACCCTTTCAATCTCAGAAAGGAAGAAACGGTCAACCAGCATCCCCTCTGCTTCCATTTTTACAAGAAGTTCACCAAATGGACGCATAAATTGTTggtaaaaatcaaacattgatccTTTATATTGCCCATCAAGTCTCCAACAGCGCTTCAATAATTTCTTCTCTAAACTTTCATAAAGTTTCAATGTGCTGATTGAATCTAAAGCAGAATAACAAATCCATAATTCTCTCTCAACTCTTTGCAGGTCTTCAACAGGAGGAATGACGATTAATTTTCCCACAGATCCATCTATTTTCAGTTTTTTCCTGCCGAAGATAGTTTTCATTGATACTTTTCCAATCACATCCTCACCAGGGCCTCTCTTAGCATCTGACATGACTTCCGAATCACCTGTGAGAGCTTCTAGAGAATACCCACCTTCAGTTCGCCGAGCAGAGTTCCACAATCGAGCCATGTGCATTGTATCAGCAAAAAAACCATCTACTTTAAGCCCATAGTTCTCTA
It encodes:
- the LOC140887761 gene encoding DNA polymerase I A, chloroplastic/mitochondrial-like isoform X2, whose translation is MAKMGLSAQTNAFRPYSFNPQYFWLSRSGTRVCSFSSSTKIFSRSSYSTFPCDESERRRNTFVYPPLNSHEIWSNEISAGHTAADWCKAAEECKMSKRIFAVSSNQSANIEILRQENIAGKAKSGRSNIYAVEGIGLSKKGRESIGNARHGPCRSHDQTSVIQVGRDLESYKNDSEKKVVIQNRSMPEGAHLNGLKNYGHQGLITCMDYVPEKKDSDMISRNSVSTDRDDEIITENIVTTEATELRKRLSKVYDKVLVVDSITSAKQVVNMLTNQYKNRIHACDTEVANIDVKEETPVNHGEIICFSIYSGSDADFGDGKSCIWVDVLDGGGRDILAVFAPFFEDGSIKKVWHNYSFDCHVIENYGLKVDGFFADTMHMARLWNSARRTEGGYSLEALTGDSEVMSDAKRGPGEDVIGKVSMKTIFGRKKLKIDGSVGKLIVIPPVEDLQRVERELWICYSALDSISTLKLYESLEKKLLKRCWRLDGQYKGSMFDFYQQFMRPFGELLVKMEAEGMLVDRFFLSEIERVAKTEQQVSAARFRKWASKHCPDAKYMNVGSDSQLRQLFFGGIQNRKDPNEFLPVERDFKVPNIDNIIEEGKKSPTKYCKITLRKPDGVNIETDKYTASGWPSVSGDVLKNLAGKVSADFDFVDEDIDDELTETLTKNPSEDSETPPNEDPDTSAYGAAYAAFGGGQAGIEACHAIAALCEVCSIDSLISNFILPLQGNHISGKNGRIHCSLNINTETGRLSARRPNLQNQPALEKDRYKIRQAFVAAPGNSLIVADYGQLELRILAHLANCESMLNAFKAGGDFHSRTAMNMYPHICEAVERKDVLLEWHPQPGEDEPLAPLLKDAFASERRKAKMLNFSIAYGKTTVGLARDWKVSREEAQKTVDLWYSDRKEVLLWQDERKKQARRFRFVDTLLGRARHFPSLKNATSAHKAHIDRAAINTPVQGSAADVAMCAMLEISKNTRLKVLGWRLLLQVHDEVILEGPTESAEEAKAIVVECMSKPFDGENILRVDLSVDAKCAQNWYSAK
- the LOC140887761 gene encoding DNA polymerase I A, chloroplastic/mitochondrial-like isoform X1 — encoded protein: MAKMGLSAQTNAFRPYSFNPQYFWLSRSGTRVCSFSSSTKIFSRLDGREPQSANSLLSNGTLNVDLLELKRRSSYSTFPCDESERRRNTFVYPPLNSHEIWSNEISAGHTAADWCKAAEECKMSKRIFAVSSNQSANIEILRQENIAGKAKSGRSNIYAVEGIGLSKKGRESIGNARHGPCRSHDQTSVIQVGRDLESYKNDSEKKVVIQNRSMPEGAHLNGLKNYGHQGLITCMDYVPEKKDSDMISRNSVSTDRDDEIITENIVTTEATELRKRLSKVYDKVLVVDSITSAKQVVNMLTNQYKNRIHACDTEVANIDVKEETPVNHGEIICFSIYSGSDADFGDGKSCIWVDVLDGGGRDILAVFAPFFEDGSIKKVWHNYSFDCHVIENYGLKVDGFFADTMHMARLWNSARRTEGGYSLEALTGDSEVMSDAKRGPGEDVIGKVSMKTIFGRKKLKIDGSVGKLIVIPPVEDLQRVERELWICYSALDSISTLKLYESLEKKLLKRCWRLDGQYKGSMFDFYQQFMRPFGELLVKMEAEGMLVDRFFLSEIERVAKTEQQVSAARFRKWASKHCPDAKYMNVGSDSQLRQLFFGGIQNRKDPNEFLPVERDFKVPNIDNIIEEGKKSPTKYCKITLRKPDGVNIETDKYTASGWPSVSGDVLKNLAGKVSADFDFVDEDIDDELTETLTKNPSEDSETPPNEDPDTSAYGAAYAAFGGGQAGIEACHAIAALCEVCSIDSLISNFILPLQGNHISGKNGRIHCSLNINTETGRLSARRPNLQNQPALEKDRYKIRQAFVAAPGNSLIVADYGQLELRILAHLANCESMLNAFKAGGDFHSRTAMNMYPHICEAVERKDVLLEWHPQPGEDEPLAPLLKDAFASERRKAKMLNFSIAYGKTTVGLARDWKVSREEAQKTVDLWYSDRKEVLLWQDERKKQARRFRFVDTLLGRARHFPSLKNATSAHKAHIDRAAINTPVQGSAADVAMCAMLEISKNTRLKVLGWRLLLQVHDEVILEGPTESAEEAKAIVVECMSKPFDGENILRVDLSVDAKCAQNWYSAK